The Zingiber officinale cultivar Zhangliang chromosome 9A, Zo_v1.1, whole genome shotgun sequence genome window below encodes:
- the LOC122018795 gene encoding uncharacterized protein LOC122018795 isoform X1 encodes MRYICRWGLVVGICRYTLALKFGSPEATQLIVNSSLHYLIDREVIHYFGKPKIMAPQSLQLVYIMKQIKLRNMVPDTSVVQIEDCGGIFLPFCLLIHAKTFFFDFSVVILDDNSVTLTACVQRRLKIVVFFMESWELFLRAKYEV; translated from the exons TCTAGTAGTTGGTATATGTAGATACACTTTAGCTCTGAAATTTGGGTCTCCGGAAGCCACACAGCTCAt AGTCAACTCCAGCTTGCATTATCTTATTGATAGAGAGGTCATACATTATTTTG GTAAACCTAAAATCATGGCTCCTCAAAGTTTACAGCTTGTTTATATCATGAAGCAGATTAAACTAAGGAATATGGTGCCTGATACTTCTGTTGTGCAGATTGAAGATTGTGGTGGAATATTTCTGCCGTTTTGTCTTTTGATTCATGCAAAAACTTTTTTCTTTGACTTCTCTGTTGTTATTCTTGACGACAACTCAGTAACTCTCACTGCATGTGTTCAGAGAAGATTGAAGATTGTGGTGTTCTTTATGGAAAGTTGGGAACTCTTTCTTCGTGCTAAATATGAGGTTTGA
- the LOC122018795 gene encoding uncharacterized protein LOC122018795 isoform X2 produces the protein MRYICRWGLVVGICRYTLALKFGSPEATQLIVNSSLHYLIDREVIHYFGKPKIMAPQSLQLVYIMKQIKLRNMVPDTSVVQIEDCEKIEDCGVLYGKLGTLSSC, from the exons TCTAGTAGTTGGTATATGTAGATACACTTTAGCTCTGAAATTTGGGTCTCCGGAAGCCACACAGCTCAt AGTCAACTCCAGCTTGCATTATCTTATTGATAGAGAGGTCATACATTATTTTG GTAAACCTAAAATCATGGCTCCTCAAAGTTTACAGCTTGTTTATATCATGAAGCAGATTAAACTAAGGAATATGGTGCCTGATACTTCTGTTGTGCAGATTGAAGATTGTG AGAAGATTGAAGATTGTGGTGTTCTTTATGGAAAGTTGGGAACTCTTTCTTCGTGCTAA